A window from Puniceicoccaceae bacterium encodes these proteins:
- a CDS encoding TraR/DksA C4-type zinc finger protein — protein sequence VLEEGYQVLSKEENGRLAARQQKFINNLENALIRIENKTYGICRVTGKLIPKERLRIVPHATLSIEAKLQQPRA from the coding sequence GTGTTGGAAGAAGGATATCAGGTGCTTTCGAAGGAAGAAAATGGACGGCTTGCAGCCCGTCAACAAAAGTTTATCAACAACCTTGAAAATGCTTTGATTCGCATCGAAAACAAAACCTATGGCATTTGCAGGGTTACAGGCAAACTGATTCCAAAAGAACGGCTGCGCATTGTGCCACACGCCACACTAAGTATCGAAGCAAAACTTCAACAACCCAGAGCTTGA